From one Desulfobacteraceae bacterium genomic stretch:
- a CDS encoding antibiotic biosynthesis monooxygenase, producing the protein MAISVMIQRKFKETQKAAQLAPLIVKLRSLATIQPGYLTGRTFRCLDCPGEYMVISTWNSLEDWNRWFKSEQRVALQKQVDELLGEETQYRIYEPLVGGIIPQFQVAAE; encoded by the coding sequence ATGGCGATTTCGGTTATGATCCAGCGCAAATTCAAAGAGACCCAAAAAGCGGCCCAACTGGCGCCCCTGATCGTCAAGCTCCGGTCCCTGGCCACGATCCAGCCGGGTTACCTTACCGGCAGGACCTTTCGCTGCCTGGACTGCCCCGGTGAATACATGGTGATCAGCACTTGGAACAGCCTCGAGGACTGGAACCGCTGGTTTAAGAGCGAACAACGCGTGGCGCTTCAAAAACAGGTGGACGAGCTGCTGGGGGAGGAAACGCAGTACCGGATCTACGAACCCCTGGTCGGCGGAATTATCCCCCAGTTTCAGGTTGCGGCAGAGTGA
- a CDS encoding integration host factor subunit alpha: MALTKNDIVEQLQTELGFPKRKSIEITESLLEIIKAALESGDDVLVTGFGKFCVKEKNQRKGRNPMTGEDVILPARRVVTFKYSGKLRKKVNDG, from the coding sequence ATGGCCCTGACGAAAAACGACATCGTCGAACAGCTTCAGACCGAACTTGGATTTCCCAAGCGAAAATCCATTGAGATCACTGAATCTCTGCTTGAGATCATCAAAGCGGCCCTGGAGTCCGGTGATGATGTTCTGGTTACCGGCTTCGGCAAATTTTGCGTCAAAGAGAAGAATCAGCGCAAAGGACGCAACCCGATGACTGGCGAAGACGTGATCCTGCCGGCAAGACGCGTGGTGACCTTCAAATATTCCGGCAAGTTGCGAAAAAAGGTAAACGACGGATAG